The following nucleotide sequence is from Streptomyces xiamenensis.
GCTCCCTTGAGCACCCCGACCAGGAGCAGGTCCTTGCCCGCGTACTCCGTGTCGATCTTCGCGGCCAGCTCCGCCAGCTTCGCGTCGATCTCTTCCTTGGTGATGAGCACCGACTCCAGGTCCGCGCCCATGTCCTTCTCGTGCACCCGCGTCACTCTCTGCCGCTTGCCGCTCTCAGCGGTCCGCCCCGTCTGCTCGGTCCGCCTGCCGGAGAACCAGTCTGCCACCCTGCCTCGCGACCTCCACGCGGCCGGGCAGGTTCAGGGGCCGCTGACCGTGCCAGTCGGTGATGAGCCGGTCGGTCTCCTCGATGTGCCGGGCGAAGAGCGAACCCGCCGGGGCGCCCGCCGCGACGGCCGCCCGGCGCAGCACCCGGCGGCGTACGGCCGGGGGCAGCGGGGCGAGCGCGGCGATGGCGAGGGTGCCGTCCTCGGCGGTGGCGGTGCCCTCGGCGTCGGCGGCCCACAGGTCGAGTGCGTCGGCGTCGTCGCGGGCGAGGGCGGCGGTGCGGGCCAGCGCCTCGACGACGCCGCGGCCCAGGGCCTTCTCCAGGATGGGCAGGGCCTCGTGGCGGACCCGGGAGCGGGTGTAGGACGGGTCGGTGTTGTGCGGGTCGTCCCACACGGGCAGGGACTGCACCAGGCAGGCCTTGCGGGTGGTCTGCCGGTCGATGCCCAGGAACGGGCGGCGGTAGCGGCCGGTGTGCCCCGCGGTGCCGCCGGAGACGGCGGCCATCCCGGACAGCGAGCGGACGCCGGAGCCGCGGGCGAGGCCGAGCAGTACGGTCTCGGCCTGGTCGTCGCGGGTGTGGCCGAGGAGCACGGCGGCGGCGTGGTGGCGGTCGGCGGCGGTGTCCAGGGCCCGGTAGCGGGCGGTGCGGGCGGCGGCCTCGGTGCCGCCGGAGCGGCCCACGGTCACGGCGGCGATGTCGACGGGGGTCAGGCCGAGGGCGGTGAGGCGGTCGGCGACTTCGGCGGCGCGGGCGGCGGAACCGTCCTGGAGGCCGTGGTCTACGGTGACGGCGCCGGCCCGCAGGCCGGCCCGGGGGGCCTCGAAGGCGAGCGCGGAGGCCAGGGCCATGGAGTCGGCGCCACCGGAGGCGGCGACCAGGACGAGCGGGGGGTGGTGCGGCGGATCGAGTGGGGAGGGGCCTGGGGCTTCGTGCAGCAGC
It contains:
- the tilS gene encoding tRNA lysidine(34) synthetase TilS, producing MGPHPAVAAIRLAVRRVLHELLHEAPGPSPLDPPHHPPLVLVAASGGADSMALASALAFEAPRAGLRAGAVTVDHGLQDGSAARAAEVADRLTALGLTPVDIAAVTVGRSGGTEAAARTARYRALDTAADRHHAAAVLLGHTRDDQAETVLLGLARGSGVRSLSGMAAVSGGTAGHTGRYRRPFLGIDRQTTRKACLVQSLPVWDDPHNTDPSYTRSRVRHEALPILEKALGRGVVEALARTAALARDDADALDLWAADAEGTATAEDGTLAIAALAPLPPAVRRRVLRRAAVAAGAPAGSLFARHIEETDRLITDWHGQRPLNLPGRVEVARQGGRLVLRQADRADGADR